aattattcattctttTCTCCTTTGTATGGAAAATGCGATACACCGTCGCGTGGCTCGGATTATACCTGTCACTGAGAACTCTCAATAACTGCAGCGATATACCGGAAATTCGAGGAACACGAGTCGTTGAATAAATTCGCTATGAGGATGGTTACGAGATGAGTAACAATCGTCGGTATAAACTATGCATACCCTTTTATATTCCGTTCCGAAACAGCATCGATGCGTGTTTCCTTCGAGACGAAAACGTTGAATTcgacaatttattattcattattgaAAACGGTTGGAATCCTTTTTGTCGAACATTATTGTATGATACAAATATGTTTACAAACAGCGATATGGTTTTGAGATGATACATTGCCTTTAATTAGGTAAAAGGTCTGTTCCTTCAGTTTCATCTCTTGGCTTATTCGATTCCACAAAATGCCAgatcagttatttttttctagtctgatcacaaaaaattatgcaaatcgTTGGGTAACTATTTAtacttaactattttcattttttaccacaatcgaaaagtatagttccaggtagaaaatgaaaattagttttgtagctgttactattctttctcattacgatcactgttgctatattttcttgagactgttgcgaaaatttaatgcttgtgcaactataaattgacgttaaggCCTTgcttaactaaaaaagtagagtaaaccgaacaaactgattttgcgttgcaattaccgaaaaaggatcgacgatagcgcaaaatggttacgcgtacctcgtttttcataattccaacaacattaaaacagtttttttgttattagtaacaaatgaaatttttctcagcgtatAATTACGGTTATTTCAATGCtctttattcgtttatttcagTAACGAGAGTACAGTCAACCGATTATTAGCTTATCTGTCAATTTTCGCTTCCGAATTCGGGCTGCTTTGCGTTATCCTATTAAGAAGGTAATTTTCCTCACATGTCCTCTGAGGTCATATTCCACGACCCCCGTGTGAGGATTGACGTATCCCAGTATTTGCCTACGAAGAAAAATCCGTGAATAAGCTggattcaaaatgttcaatatCTAAGTGTATTCTGAACGTCGACACAgggttttgattttttttcaggacCAGTACAAACTGTCAAATTAACTATTTACGGCGATTTTTGATCGGACTCTATGCTGTCACCGAAAGTCGGAATTCCCTGAGTGTTCGTATTGCTATTTAAGTTTGTTATCGTGTTCTGTATCGTTGGACTGAAGAGAAAGCGTCTCGCTGCAGGGCTGAGATTCGATAGCGTTCTCCTGGCTTCTTCGAGCACgctaaaattgaaaacaattcaagagcgattgaaatattttctgttacatgaaaaaaataagatgaaGAATGAGCTCAAGATGCAACTCACTCGACTGTACGCGCAGGGTGATCGTGCTGCGCTTTGTGTCTTCGATATTGGTCCGAAAGCCGGTGATTCGCAAATCCGGATCGTTGCGTaacctgaaaatttcatttcacagaTTTCTAGTCAACCGCGGCATTCGAGTTCGAAACAACGATGAAGACAATCACATTTTTACATCTCAGATACAACACACCGGTATAGATAAAGTCTAAGTGACCGTCTAAAATACGCATAATATCCGTAAAATGCATTAATTAAGGGTGACGTACATATTACAGATATATCTGGGTTGTTCTACGGTTGTCTGTGTGCGTGGATGCAattgtggaaaaataatgtttacCTGCCTGCAGTTGATCTTACGTGGTTTTATTCCCTCTAACAATCAGTTTATTGTCCATCATTGTCATTCGAAGACATTGTTTCCAGTAACGAAACCACTCTCAACtgtattgtttttgtttgacTGTATATTTTGTGTATCGAGATaagaaatggaatgaaaaaatgtacattcTCATCCCACATATTGGCTAAATCAGAGAGAGAATCCTGTGCAAAATGGATCCCTGCAAATCGTATTTTCtgatgagatgaaaaatgaaaaagggtCTTCGGATATCCTCCATGTTTGTGTGGGGCTGGTGGATCACGTCATTGTTTGTGTTTGTGTTTTAATTCAAATTGATAcgagtaatttttctcagtgcagtGTGTTTGACCATTGTCAAATGAATATTCAGTGTCGACGACCGTGTTCTTTGATTTCGTTCGTCTCCGACGACCGCCAATGACAGATCGCTGTTACTTTATAGCTAAAGATTTTCACGAGGGGTGAAACGACGCGATGAAGGTGGTATCAGATTTACCTGAGCATTCATGGCGCCTAGTACCATAACGCTAAGGATCAGAACGCTGGGCTGGCGTGCGAAAAACGACATCGTGTGAGGTTGATTGGTCGGAATCCACTATCAAACACAAGCCAATAACTCTTCGTCTGGTTATTTTATCACGCAGAATGCTGCGCTCCGATTCCAACTCACCGACAATAAAACCAGGTTTACATCCGCAGCGACCTGTAAGCGGCAATTTATCAACACTCGCAGCACCGGCAGCTTCGTATCACCCAGAAATGGGGGGTTCGGCAGGTGATAAAGAAAATAGCTCGGAAAGGAAATGACAGGAACACGCAGGCTGTCAgtctttgattttttcttctcgcacGAAACAGAAATGAATACGTAAATACAAATGTTTGCGCTCTAAAAAAGCTCTGCGCTTCTAGAGAGAGAAATTTCGAGTTATGGTTATTTAATGTACGGTCATTaactgttttcaatttttaacatgATAGAAACATATTATTCTGGCTCCAAagtggaaattattttcgcagTTGTAGCAAGAAgattatttatgttttttacTCTTGTTTTCGATGTCGTTGCTCCTACCATTGCAATAATTTAATGTTGGTCAAAGAATAAACTGATGTTAAAGGCttatttaattagaaaaaatatttagcaaATTAACCAAGCACAGATTTAACCCTAAAATAACCCGGAAATGTAGCATCAAcaagtaaaattaaaactaaacAGTTACTTGCaccacattttatttcaattccaacaatatgcAAACTATTATCGTGACGATACTCATTTTACTATAACTTTCTAATAACTGTAACGAACGGATTGTTTTCAGTGTAGAAATATCTCACGAAGAACAAATTCGTAAttagaataattgtaaaacataAACAATGTTAATCTAAGTAACGATTGATTGGTTCCAGGATGATTTTAGGACCGATTTACATTGGCACGTTACCGAACTCTTGCTGTACAACTCGGTGGCACGTAAGTACATTACGATAATGCGGCTGTGCGATTTGTAGTTAACAGAAGCAGAGTGCGATAGGCAGATTATCGGGTATTGTTCGCGTGTTTGATTCGAAGTTAAGTTTGGTAATATTAAAAGCCCGAGACCCGGTCTCATTTCCTCTAACCGGTGGACCGAAATAATGAAATCACACTGCAATGTCGAATGctttatatttattgtataaGTGATACAGCGttgattgttatttttttattttttttttttttaagatacTTTTCGTCGCTCTGAATCATTTGCGAAAAACATCAAGAGACAGATGAATATAATCAAATGCATGTACAATAATTAACACACTTGTATGGGTACGTGATTATTTGCAGTTTCAAATGGTGTTAGATATAATAATCGTCTAGCAGATCATTCGCTTGTTATCAGCATCGAGATCTTCTTAGGCTGGCTCACGGTCGACGTGGAATCAGCGCCAAAGTCAGCTTTGGGTacaattgaaatcaaaatccaTTTCCTTGTGGAAAATAAGAGTCCCCTCAACTGTTTTTAGCCTGTTTTTATATTCTAATTTAACTGAGTTGTGTTTGGAATTCCAACTTTTCTTAAGATTTCGGCGAACTTtcgaggaaaaattattttctgtcATTGATGAAAATAGCATCGAATCCAAAGTAATTCGAAAAGACTGATGAAAATCGAACTGCACGTAATGAATtgttacactgagagaaacttttagttccggttaccgctcagtccttaaccattttcattttttactgtcgaaaaatatagttctaggtagaaaatgaaaattagttttctagctgttaccggaaagtctagtatccgttactgttctttctcattacgatcactgttgctttattttcttgtaactgttgcaaaaattcaatgcttgtgcaacgataaattgacgtttaAGCCTTATTCAAcgaaaaaagtagagtaaaccgaacaaaccgATTTTGctttgcaataaccaaaaaaggatcggcgatagcgcaaaatggttacgcgtacctcatttttcgtaattccaacaatattgaaacagtttttttaacgatacctgttttactcaatttttctacttactataacgcatgaaatttttctccgtgtacttgaaaatattttcatgacAGTTCGGATATTATAGAAAAAACCGGTCTCTAATCGTGCGGTTTAATAAccttattttcttctcttccggAGTTGACGcagtttttattcttctcgGTCAAGAATCACTGACCTGCAAACCCTCTCGAAGTACTTTCGCATCCTGTCGACCTGGTTCTGTAGATCGGAAAGAATTGCGTCCAGCTCCTCGGAAAAATTTGTCTCGTTCGTCTTATTACTGCTGTAAAAATCCATGACCTCTAGGCCAGGAACACGGTCCTGAATCGGAGAAATAGGGTCGGATGAATCCTCATACCCTGAGAAATAAGGAAATTTGTTTCAGGCGTCATTGACTCGAACCCTAAAATCTGACATTCAGTAATAACGTCAATTAGTAAAATTAGAAGACAATTATTATCAGCCCTACGCATCTAGTCACGCACTGGATTTCACGTGTCCGACATCGCCTTGGCGGTCCTGGTCGtagatttcgaatttttcaacggaGTCAACAAGGTTCGTGAAGCTGATGCCGGTTTCTAATACGCGCAAGGACGGGGTTTTCGATTCAGCGATACTGTTGACGGTAGGCTTGATACTCGAGCTTTTTTCTGCAGAAACTTCGTCCAGAATGAACTTGAGCTTCTGGCTCAGCCACTCTGTCTGCAAATCGGGATTTGGGAGCGGCTGAAGTTTTTACGTTGACAGATTATTTGAAGCTATTAAAAAATGTGGCAATAATTAACTCACCGCTTGTTCTCCGTGATCTGCTTGCGCAAATTCCGtcgccaatttttcaaacttttcaatctGCGAGATAATGAATGACCTCGGATCTTCTGGCccaattgtaattttcatttctatatcGTTGTCCGGTTCCCTTAGGGGTGCGCCACTAAAGGAGTTAGTGTCTTCTGTAGCTGGCAGCATCTCTATCGTCGAAATGTCGAATGGACTCTCTATTGGAGGTTCGGAGTGCGCTCTGACTATTTGAAAGAGATTTATTGGTTAAAGATGACGCTTGGTGgacaatgaattttaaatatgATGATCAACGATACAAGAGTTCCAAAAAATTGGGCATCGCCGTTTTCCGTGCAACTATTTGCAAGAATTACGTGAAGATTATCGACGAGCTGAAACTGATCATTTTCCATATATGGGTGTGAAAATGGCAAAAGAAACTCACCTGCTTCTTCCAAACTTGAATATGGGCTCAGAGATCGAGACTCTATCTGGAATCGTGCACGAGTTTCGAAAGTCAAACAGGGATGCATAACacgtaaaatcgaaaaaatctgtttcaacATACCCCTACAGCTATGGCGATGAATAAGACGAGAAAATACTTCATTCTTTTGACTCGGATATTCTCCTGTAAATTAAGCTTTGTAGATTGAAAAACGATCACAATGCAATTGATCGATTATTGACGCAGTCTGCAGTGTCGTGGAACGAAGACCTGGACTTTTATACCCACCGGATGATTGCATGGAATGTATAAAAGTGGCATGCCATTGCTTTGACAAACATGTAAGGTAAGTAACTCGCATCAGACACTGACTGGGGATTTACTTTTGCAGCTCTCTAACGGTGGCAATTGTTTATAGTAGAGGCTGACGCCGACTAGACCGCGGCGGACGGCGGCGGACGGCGGCGAAATTTTCGCTCATACAGTTATCCATATAGGTGTTCACACTAGACGGCGGCGGaccgcggcggaccgcggcaATTTTTCGCGAGTTCCAGGTTGGGAATATTTCGGCGGtgcgccgcgcatcgccgcgcatcgccgtcgtctagtgtgaacacccgaccgatgccgaaattcatcccaagtataaaaatagggAAACCTGCGTTACTTTGATGTAAATGGTTATGGTTTACAaggattcttttcattctctccgcTGTTCTTGcgaataataaatgtattcatttttacatcttaaataaatcctacggatattaaataaatgttacgcaagtaattacttcattttcaaagaaatttaagTAAATGTGAGTTTTAGAACAACAAGTTATGATCAACggattattttatgtaaaaaatttatttttttctcattgttcgGGTATGATGCTGATTTCATGaagactgttttttattttgcgtattaatttttatgcataagAAACGAGAGAGTATATTTTgagctaaaatttatttcatttttactatacatatattatatgtataatagggtgtttcaaaataaaaaaatttacgattttccaacGAGCCACACCCGAAATAGTTtaggtagaaacaaaaattctggcGAAAGATGAGCATTGTCaacataacattagtattcataattatttcaacaacttttcatttgctctctcgatcttgaattttcgtaggcatataaccaaaacgctgttctagctagtcgagagtgaagtatctacgttgggtagagaagcaaaattgtttttcgaaaagtattcggatggaaaaaaattcagagtaactgtaatacatcacggatgcgctaattttgaacgagatgaaatggatgcttcgtatatgagatagtatttaacgctgcgtagtgatttaaagacctaaaaaggtgataggaagagaaagaacgaagcttcttaacacttcgagtgtattttaacacacatttgaaagatacgagcaaaatttttcatcatccaactgtcgcagaacggcagcgttatcggctgacccgttaagtaaaggatatatcttcagtcaacggttgaccatcgaagggactggccgcttgagtctggaatcggcaggacagataaggtgtgtatttcttgtatgaaatgtggacactagaatcattatacatcatatcatatcatcatatatcatacatcatacatcgtacatcatacatcatacatcatacatcatacatcatcatacctagtattacagttcgaaaccaaagtttgaattttcggatgttcggaaagtgacgtcaccaatctaaaatcggctagccgagttcctcagtctggtaacaaccgcgcagtagagcggacggttgagagtcgcgctccgcaaacttcgagtaccgggttctcaacctcccggatcccgcgcttcgggtccgctacgcggtgaaactcgacttccaggatgagcgcttcgtggttcctggttcatgtttacaataaattatttcaattcgtttttcgcgcacgcccaaattcagtagctgtcggtgcgctaataaaatttctcgacttccaggataagcgctccgtggttcctggttcatgtttacaataaatcatttcaattcgtttttcgcgcacgcccaaattcagtagctgtcggtgcgctaataaaatttctcgacttccaggataagcgctccgtggttcctggttcatgtttacaataaatcatttcaattcgtttttcgcgcacgcccaaattcagtagctgtcggtgcgctaataaaatttctcgacttccaggataagcgctccgtggttcctggttcatgtttacaataaattatttcaattcgtttttcgcgcaagctgaaattcagtagctgtcagtccgctaataaaatttctcgacttccaggataagcgctccgtggttcctggttcatgtttacaataaattatttcaattcgtttttcgcgcacgcccaaattcagtagctgtcggtgcgctaataaaatttctcgacttccaggataagcgctccgtggttcctggttcatgtttacaataaatcatttcaattcgtttttcgcgcacgcccaaattcagtagctgtcggtgcgctaataaaatttctcgacttccaggataagcgctccgtggttcctggttcatgtttacaataaattatttcaattcgtttttcgcgcaagctgaaattcagtagctgtcagtccgctaataaaatttctcgacttccaggataagcgctcc
This is a stretch of genomic DNA from Neodiprion fabricii isolate iyNeoFabr1 chromosome 2, iyNeoFabr1.1, whole genome shotgun sequence. It encodes these proteins:
- the LOC124176031 gene encoding uncharacterized protein LOC124176031, producing MSFFARQPSVLILSVMVLGAMNAQVTQRSGFANHRLSDQYRRHKAQHDHPARTVDVLEEARRTLSNLSPAARRFLFSPTIQNTITNLNSNTNTQGIPTFGDSIESDQKSPQILGYVNPHTGVVEYDLRGHVRKITFLIG
- the LOC124176025 gene encoding uncharacterized protein LOC124176025; its protein translation is MPLLYIPCNHPENIRVKRMKYFLVLFIAIAVGIESRSLSPYSSLEEAVRAHSEPPIESPFDISTIEMLPATEDTNSFSGAPLREPDNDIEMKITIGPEDPRSFIISQIEKFEKLATEFAQADHGEQAPLPNPDLQTEWLSQKLKFILDEVSAEKSSSIKPTVNSIAESKTPSLRVLETGISFTNLVDSVEKFEIYDQDRQGDVGHVKSRYEDSSDPISPIQDRVPGLEVMDFYSSNKTNETNFSEELDAILSDLQNQVDRMRKYFERVCRSVILDREE